In Anolis carolinensis isolate JA03-04 unplaced genomic scaffold, rAnoCar3.1.pri scaffold_14, whole genome shotgun sequence, the following proteins share a genomic window:
- the npas4 gene encoding neuronal PAS domain-containing protein 4, with translation MYRSTKGASKARRDQINAEIRNLKDLLPIAEGDKLRLSYLHIMSLACIYTRKSIFFSKDPTSESLESLLSPQDLEDFMQTLPGFLLAFTGEGKLIYVSENVSEHLGHSMVDLVAQGDSVYDIIDPADHFVMRNQLALPSPVDTERLFRCHFNTSKTIRRQSAGNKLVLICGRFHQPPLGSYWSTNPVFTAFCTPLDPKPRVGQNSFFLSAFESRHTKDLAVVDISESVVFHLGFEKSELFCKSWYSLIHPEDLGHASAQHYRLLGDTSETQAEMVIRLQTKDGVNWIWIYSLLRLENADIPITCHNYVISDAEAWCLKQQLASEETQAAFALGSAPAFLEGLLSPLSSPDQVFTPVAGTPTGAVSFEFGGPECPPTFAAETSSALPPETTEPGNISSMEEAAPGSTLSLFGKGPAFSYVLYDQAARRDPRRSKDIACTPPYTPHQGSAFLFGPAPVVTAPAVAATTTSELFFPQEQCSALYEKLPPTPDSPGNGDCTVMTLPEIRGPLYIDVPMVPEGILTPEASPVKQTFFRYSEQEKSEIERLARHIGSLAEAFSSAKESPAAPSGLGLKDWRSVDFSSLLVLHNLNHDHDDLLLEEEDVDNAAATLESLLQDLSASLFEKGEAGLRCPSFHPFCSGGKFGPGTEEGHPSPSPGDRPPPEEPCFLEELASFETAFETRASNSPCDGFDELYQLQSHMPDGFHEDGSESDPSF, from the exons ATGTACCGCTCCACGAAAGGCGCCTCCAAGGCTCGGCGGGACCAGATCAACGCCGAGATCCGGAACCTCAAGGACCTGTTGCCCATCGCCGAGGGGGACAAGCTCCGGCTGTCGTACCTGCACATCATGTCCTTGGCGTGCATCTACACCCGCAAGTCCATCTTCTTCTCCAAAG ATCCCACTTCGGAGAGCCTGGAGAGCCTCCTCTCTCCCCAGGATCTGGAGGACTTCATGCAGACCCTGCCGGGCTTCCTTCTGGCTTTCACCGGAGAAGGGAAACTCATCTACGTCTCCGAGAATGTCTCCGAACACCTTGGGCACTCCATG GTAGATTTGGTGGCCCAAGGAGACAGCGTCTACGATATTATCGACCCGGCAGACCACTTCGTGATGAGGAACCAGCTAGCATTGCCGTCCCCTGTTGATACCG AACGGCTCTTCCGCTGCCACTTCAACACTTCCAAAACCATCCGGCGGCAAAGTGCCGGCAACAAGCTGGTCCTGATCTGCGGGAGGTTCCACCAGCCGCCACTGGGCTCTTACTGGTCCACCAACCCGGTCTTCACCGCCTTCTGCACCCCCTTGGACCCCAAGCCCCGGGTGGGCCAGAACTCCTTCTTCTTGTCTGCGTTCGAGAGCCGGCACACCAAAGACCTGGCCGTGGTGGATATCTCCGAAAG tgtggttttccaTTTGGGTTTCGAGAAAAGCGAGCTCTTCTGCAAGTCCTGGTACAGCCTGATCCACCCCGAAGACCTCGGCCACGCGTCTGCCCAGCATTACCGCCTGC TGGGCGACACGAGCGAAACGCAGGCCGAAATGGTGATCCGGCTCCAAACCAAAGACGGCGTGAACTGGATCTGGATCTATTCGCTGCTCCGGCTGGAGAACGCCGACATCCCCATCACTTGCCACAACTACGTCATCAG TGACGCCGAAGCTTGGTGCCTGAAGCAGCAACTCGCGTCCGAAGAGACCCAGGCGGCCTTTGCCCTCGGAAGCGCACCTGCCTTCTTGGAAGGCCTCCTTTCCCCGCTCTCCAGCCCCGACCAAGTTTTCACCCCGGTTGCCGGCACCCCGACCGGTGCTGTGTCTTTTGAGTTCGGCGGTCCCGAATGCCCTCCAACGTTCGCTGCCGAGACCTCGTCCGCCCTGCCTCCCGAAACGACGGAACCGGGGAATATCTCCTCCATGGAGGAGGCCGCTCCCGGCTCCACGCTGAGCCTCTTCGGCAAAGGCCCGGCCTTCAGCTACGTCCTGTATGACCAGGCGGCGAGGCGGGACCCCCGCAGGTCCAAGGACATTGCCTGCACCCCTCCGTACACGCCGCACCAAGGCTCGGCCTTCTTATTCGGCCCGGCTCCCGTCGTCACCGCACCCGCAGTTGCTGCCACCACTACGTCGGAACTGTTCTTCCCCCAAGAACAATGCAGTGCTCTCTATGAGAAGTTACCGCCGACGCCGGACAGCCCCGGTAATGGGGACTGTACCGTGATGACTTTGCCCGAGATCCGGGGTCCCCTGTATATCGACGTGCCCATGGTACCCGAGGGGATCCTGACCCCCGAGGCCTCGCCCGTCAAGCAGACCTTCTTCAGATATTCTGAACAGGAGAAGAGCGAGATCGAGCGCCTGGCGCGGCACATCGGGAGCCTGGCCGAGGCCTTCAGCTCCGCCAAGGAAAGTCCCGCCGCCCCGTCCGGACTGGGCCTCAAGGACTGGAGGAGCGTGGACTTCTCCTCCTTGCTGGTCCTCCACAACCTCAACCACGACCACGACGACCTCCTCCTGGAAGAAGAGGACGTCGACAACGCCGCCGCCACCCTCGAGAGCCTCCTCCAAGACCTGTCCGCCTCTCTGTTCGAGAAAGGCGAGGCGGGACTGCGGTGCCCGAGCTTCCACCCGTTCTGCAGCGGCGGGAAGTTCGGCCCGGGCACCGAAGAGGGCCACCCTTCGCCCAGCCCAGGGGACCGGCCCCCTCCGGAAGAGCCGTGCTTTCTGGAAGAGCTGGCCTCCTTCGAAACAGCCTTTGAGACACGTGCCTCAAACTCTCCCTGTGACGGGTTCGATGAGTTGTATCAACTCCAGAGCCACATGCCAGACGGCTTCCATGAAG ATGGAAGCGAAAGTGACCCTTCGTTCTGA